The following proteins come from a genomic window of Musa acuminata AAA Group cultivar baxijiao chromosome BXJ1-7, Cavendish_Baxijiao_AAA, whole genome shotgun sequence:
- the LOC135679022 gene encoding probable protein phosphatase 2C 44 — MKKSEFFNIIKSAACLKSSADTGKGQSKLSSTKVSHGFHLVKGKSGHDMEDYHVAQYSYENNHELGLFAIFDGHMGDSVPSYLKANLFNNILEEPLFWKDPQSAIMNAYCSTNKSILENSKQLGPGGSTAVTAIVIDGKDLWIANIGDSRAVLCERGAANQLTVDHEPHVERSRIEKQGGFVTTFPGDVPRVNGQLAVARAFGDQSLQAHLSSEPDVRRVPIDFTMEFVILASDGLWKVLKNQEAVDLIKSIKDPRAAAKRLTTEALARKSKDDISCIVIRFQC; from the exons ATGAAGAAGTCCGAGTTCTTTAACATCATCaag AGTGCGGCATGTCTCAAGTCATCTGCTGATACTGGGAAAGGACAGAGTAAGCTGTCGAGTACTAAAGTATCACATGGATTCCATTTGGTGAAAGGGAAATCAGGTCACGACATGGAAGACTACCATGTGGCTCAATATAGCTATGAGAACAATCATGAGCTAGGTCTATTTGCTATTTTTGATGGCCATATGGGAGATAGTGTACCGAGTTACTTGAAAGCCAACCTTTTCAACAATATACTCGAAGAG CCTTTGTTCTGGAAAGATCCTCAATCAGCAATAATGAATGCTTACTGCTCCACAAATAAATCtattcttgaaaattcaaaacagCTGGGGCCTGGGGGTTCAACTGCAGTGACAGCAATTGTAATTGATGGCAAAGACTTGTGGATAGCAAACATAGGTGACTCCAGAGCTGTCCTGTGTGAAAGAGGTGCTGCTAATCAACTGACTGTTGATCATGAGCCCCATGTTGAGCGAAGTAGGATTGAAAAGCAAGGAGGTTTTGTGACGACTTTTCCGG GTGATGTTCCTCGAGTCAATGGCCAACTTGCAGTTGCAAGGGCTTTTGGTGATCAAAGCCTCCAGGCACATTTAAGTTCAGAACCCGATGTAAGACGCGTGCCAATAGACTTCACAATGGAGTTTGTTATACTTGCAAGTGATGGACTGTGGAAG GTACTGAAGAACCAGGAAGCTGTTGACCTTATAAAATCCATAAAGGATCCCCGGGCTGCAGCAAAACGTTTGACGACAGAGGCCTTGGCGAGGAAAAGCAAAGATGACATTTCCTGCATCGTGATTCGTTTCCAATGCTGA